The genome window AGGGCATCGTGAGTCCTTGGCCTGTGGGTCGGCGGAAATGAGAGCGCCAAGTACTGGGTCGGTGTCCTTAACGAGATCCGTAATCGCGGTACCGAAGATATTTTCATTATCTCCGTCGACGGCCTGACAGGCTTTGCAGATGCGATAAGCGCCGTATATCCCAAGGCCGAAGTCCAGCGCTGCATCGTCCATCAGATCCGTTACACGACAAAATTCGTCTCTTACAAGGACATTAAGGCTTTTATGAATGATTTGAAGGGTGTCTATCAGGCTCCTACACTGGAGCAGGCCGAGGAAGGGCTTGACAGACTTGAAGAGAAGTGGGGCTCGAAATACCCGTCTTCGGTAGCGAGCTGGCGGAACAACTGGCCTCAGTTATCCGCTTATTTCAAGTATCCCTATGAGCTGCGCCGGATGATCTATACGACAAACCAGATCGAGAACTACAACCGGCAGCTCAGGAAAGTGACAAAAACACGTACGATCTTCCCCTCAGACGACGCCCTTTTCAAGCTCCTTTATCTTGCGACGATGGACATCACTGAAAAGTGGACCGGCAGGGACAGGGACTGGAGTAAAATTCTGTCACAGCTGTGCATTTACTTTGAGGAACGCATAGAACCCGGAGATCTGGAATAGCCCTAAACGCCTATAAGAAAAGTCCGGGCTGCAGTCCATTGACAGCCCGGATAGCGTATGTCATTATGGTGATACTGAAGCAGTAACGGTAACCCTTTGATGTCTTACATCGATCCAGGGGCAAGGGGTTTACACAGAATAAGTTACACTACCTTGGCGGCAGTCTTTCGCGTTTCGCTTATGCCTCGGGGCCTACCTTATATCTTCGTACAGGTCGCTCCTCAGCGCGTACGCCATGACTTCGTTTCCGTAGAAGCGGAGCTCGTTGTCACCTATCGACCCGCCGAACTCTTTCAACGCATCAAGGCACGCCGCCGCCGGGCAGACATCTTCGCTCTTCG of Synergistes jonesii contains these proteins:
- a CDS encoding IS256 family transposase; protein product: MWVGGNESAKYWVGVLNEIRNRGTEDIFIISVDGLTGFADAISAVYPKAEVQRCIVHQIRYTTKFVSYKDIKAFMNDLKGVYQAPTLEQAEEGLDRLEEKWGSKYPSSVASWRNNWPQLSAYFKYPYELRRMIYTTNQIENYNRQLRKVTKTRTIFPSDDALFKLLYLATMDITEKWTGRDRDWSKILSQLCIYFEERIEPGDLE